The sequence GTAGCCGTCGTCCGAGCCGGCACGGTAGGTCATCAGATTGATGCCGATGTCGCTCTTTTCGGTCGCGAAATAGAGTTGGAAATCGGTGTCGGGTTTGACGTCCCTGGCCTCGTAGCCCAGCGTCGCGCGGTGAGACCCGTGGCGCTTGATTTCAACGTCGTGGCTGGGAGAGTAAATTGTCTTCAACGGGCGTTGAGTTTCCAGGTCGAGCTTGAACGCCACACTCTGGACCGGCTTGGCGGAAAACTTCTCCGTGTTCAATGGATAGGAAAATGCGACCAGCCCGGAATCCGCGCGCAATAGTTGGGTGTAGGCAAGAGTGACGCGCTTGCGGCTGTGCGATTCGATCGGAAAAATCCGCACGCGGATCAGGTCGCGCCCGGCGTATTCCATCAGCGCCGGGTCGCGCAGTTTGCGCACGATGTCCTCGTAGATGTGCCGCGCCTTCTCGGCCGAGAGCAGTTCGGCTTCGACTTCCTGGCCGGCGATTTCCATGGCGAACTTCTTGATCTGGGCGCCCTTCGGCAGCGGGAAAAGAAACGTACCCTCGAGTTGTTGCGGGTTCGGGTTGTAAAATTCCTGCTCGATCGCGACCGAAGCGACCTGGTCCCGGATCTGAATGTCCGCTTTGTGAAACGCCAACTCCAGCGGCGCAAACGGATAAATCCGCGAAGGAGGCGGCATGGGATGGGGCGGGGGAATGGGGCGGGGCGGCCGCGGATCGGGTGGGGGCCAAATTCGGGGAACGACCAGTGGCTGCCCACCGGGCGGTGCATCAACGATGATGAGGCCGGCGGCGAAGGTTTTCAGGGAAAGCGCGAGCGCAATGGTGATCAAGCTGAAGCTAAGCCAACGTTTCATGCCGAGTTAGACGTGACGCCTGGGAAAATGCTCCGCGGTTCGTTTCCAGTCTCGACGGTGTGATCTCTCAAGACATCAAGACATTTATCGAATTTACAGACCATCAGGCATCCGGTATTCATTCGCGCCATGAGCACTGCGGAGATAATCTACGAGAAAATCCAACGCCTGCCGGAGAGCCTGCAAACCGAAGCTTTGCACTACGTCGATTTTCTGTTGGAGCAACGACACGCTCAGCGTGAGGCCGGTGATTGGGCCCGATTTTCAACCGAGCAATTGGCAAAACAGTATGCGCCCGAAGACGCGGTTTACGACAAGGACTAAGTGGTCCGTTTCGTAAATACGCTCACGTTCGTTGCGCCCAATTTGGCCTGGGGCAAGGCGCGACGAGCGAGCATCCCCCGCCAGTGGGGCTGTGACCGAGGAGCAACGCAGCCCCAGGCAAAATTC comes from Verrucomicrobiota bacterium and encodes:
- a CDS encoding DUF2281 domain-containing protein, giving the protein MSTAEIIYEKIQRLPESLQTEALHYVDFLLEQRHAQREAGDWARFSTEQLAKQYAPEDAVYDKD